GGCCTTAGAGAAGGTCGATAAAACACGGACGCTGGATGGAATGTCGGAATTATAGTGTACGATTCATCCGTTAAACTATATTGTTTATCTTCTAATGTCGCTAAATATTGCACAGGTTGCGTCAGTATTTGCCCATGAAGCGCCGTGACTTTCGCATGTTTGCCTAGCAATCGCTGCAATCCGATATTGCCTAGTGTGACGATGAGCTTCGGTTGAAGATTGGCTACTTCAAAATCGAGAACGAGCGCATGAGCCAATTGTTCTTTTTGTGTGGGTGGACGATTATACTTACGCTCCGTCAAACTACCATCCCGTTCTTTCTTTGTCCCCCATTTATACGGTCTACTGCGGAACGAACTCGTCATATAGACATCTTCACGTGTTAACCCGATCGATGCAAGGGATTTCATTAATTCGTCACCTGCACGGCCAATGAACGGAATACCATGTATCGCTTCATGTTCTCCTGGCGCTTCTCCAACCAGTAAGAGTGTCGGTGATTTCGGACCTTCTCCGTGAACAAAGCCTTCTACTGGAAATCCTTCGCTACGTTCTAAAGCAACACGTGCAATTTCATCTGGTACACGAAACATTGTATTCACTCCTTTCTGCAATTATAAAGGTTTCGCTGTTGAATAAAAAATATTTACCATCAAAAAAGCCGCTTCCATTTATGTAAAATGGAAACGACTTACATTATACTACGCTAACTCCGTTTGTTTTGTTTCTGTTCCGAGGAAAATAACAGCTAGTACCCCTACCATGATCGCCCCGCAGAAAATACCAAAGACTACTCCGAAACCGTATCCTGCCGTTAATAATGAACCAACGAGAAGTGGTCCGAAAATTCCTCCCACTCGCCCAACTGCAGCGGCAACCCCGGAGCCTGTCGCTCGAATCGCGGTAGGATACTGTTCCGGTGAATAAGCGTAGAGTGCTCCCCATGCTCCTAAGTTAAAGAAGGATAGAAATGCACCGGCTACCATCAAAGTTGTCAATGTATCCGCATTGCCGAATGCTAGAGCGCTGAGTGCCGTTCCGATTAAATAGGTAGCGAGGACAAATTTACGTCCTATGCGCTCAATTAGCCATGCGGCACTAAAATAGCCTGGTAACTGCGCTAGTGTCATCAATAGTACATAGCCAAAACTTTTAATAAGACTGAAG
This window of the Sporosarcina ureae genome carries:
- a CDS encoding uracil-DNA glycosylase; translated protein: MFRVPDEIARVALERSEGFPVEGFVHGEGPKSPTLLLVGEAPGEHEAIHGIPFIGRAGDELMKSLASIGLTREDVYMTSSFRSRPYKWGTKKERDGSLTERKYNRPPTQKEQLAHALVLDFEVANLQPKLIVTLGNIGLQRLLGKHAKVTALHGQILTQPVQYLATLEDKQYSLTDESYTIIPTFHPASVFYRPSLRPDLEADWQRIGEYLQRQMQHPFE